A genomic window from Daphnia carinata strain CSIRO-1 chromosome 9, CSIRO_AGI_Dcar_HiC_V3, whole genome shotgun sequence includes:
- the LOC130704356 gene encoding uncharacterized protein LOC130704356 — MRAVLARSKSNHHDAKGVKSKIVLSAAALEASTKGHQRADKKININAKKPFGCVYCDGSLSNFASHASDNILYLCLRRGRGVKECRHPRQTCCYCKKRHHFSICENHLSENQNAQSVNNSSNDTMALSSDTSTNPAFLQTATVIVSGSHLEKKIVCLLDGGSQKNFISKALAEELELHVLNQEMLTISTLGSTLPLNPRVMLPRCFNVRWNSCGEENTAMSALEMTNICNNLCQFATGIRRCKEIEGLWIADERLLTGLASHADIDLLISTDVQFGWLLHGPTEHRLNNNGSRTVAMLVGANFPQEEPENQLDLQLSAFLGVRSSRGSRLKRTRKAQRSSMKIWRNQSSSVRPYVENDNLKHYLPHRPVVKRKISSTKVRILFDASARDYNHPSLNDCLEQGPNLNPELLAVMLRFRMKKIAFIGDIEKAFLQIEIAEGDRDAVRFFVD; from the exons ATGCGTGCAGTTTTGGCCCGCAGTAAGTCTAATCATCACGACGCTAAAGGAGTCAAATCAAAGATAGTTCTATCTGCCGCTGCCCTCGAAGCTTCAACCAAGGGTCATCAAAGAGCTGACAAGAAAATTAACATTAATGCGAAGAAACCGTTTGGTTGCGTCTATTGTGACGGATCACTATCCAATTTCGCGTCACATGCTTCAGATAATATCCTGTATTTGTGCCTCCGTCGTGGTCGCGGGGTAAAAGAATGTCGTCATCCGCGCCAAACCTGCTGCTACTGCAAGAAACGTCATCATTTCTCAATTTGTGAGAACCATCTTTCAGAGAATCAAAATGCCCAGTCAGTTAATAACAGCTCCAATGACACTATGGCCCTGTCCTCAGATACATCGACCAACCCCGCGTTCCTTCAGACAGCTACCGTCATCGTTAGTGGCTCTCACCTCGAGAAGAAAATAGTGTGTTTGCTAGATGGCGGAAGCCAGAAAAATTTCATCAGCAAGGCATTGGCAGAGGAGTTGGAATTGCATGTCTTAAATCAAGAGATGTTGACTATTAGCACCCTCGGAAGTACGTTACCATTGAACCCGAGGGTCATGCTTCCAAGATGTTTCAACGTTCGTTGGAATTCCTGTGGTGAAGAGAACACTGCAATGTCGGCTCTTGAAATGACTAACATTTGTAACAACTTGTGTCAATTCGCTACTGGAATTCGACGATGCAAGGAGATCGAAGGACTTTGGATTGCTGACGAAAGACTTTTGACTGGTCTCGCGTCACATGCTGATATTGATTTACTAATCAGCACTGACGT TCAGTTTGGTTGGCTTCTCCACGGTCCAACTGAACATCGATTGAATAACAATGGGTCGAGAACCGTGGCCATGTTGGTTGGAGCGAATTTCCCTCAGGAGGAACCCGAAAATCAGCTTGATCTGCAATTGTCAGCCTTTTTGGGAGTTAGATCATCTCGGGGATCGCGATTGAAAAGAACGAGAAAAGCGCAACGGAGTTCCATGAAAATTTGGAGAAATCAATCGTCGTCCGTCCGTCCGTACGTCGAAAACGACAATCTTAAGCATTATTTACCTCATCGACCTGTAGTCAAGCGTAAAATATCATCGACGAAGGTCAGAATTCTATTCGACGCCTCGGCCAGGGATTACAATCATCCCTCTTTGAATGATTGTCTGGAGCAAGGACCAAACCTCAACCCCGAGCTGTTGGCCGTCATGCTACGTTTTCGTATGAAAAAAATCGCTTTTATTGGTGACATCGAGAAAGCCTTTCTTCAGATCGAAATTGCCGAAGGTGATCGGGACGCTGTCCGTTTTTTTGTGGATTGA